A genomic region of Raphanus sativus cultivar WK10039 chromosome 6, ASM80110v3, whole genome shotgun sequence contains the following coding sequences:
- the LOC130495901 gene encoding F-box protein DOR-like, translating into MTSVSAMKLPRHNFSDDVRSISPCRSGSSSTSMNGRENSEPIPHDLIYEILLRLPAISIARFRCVSKLWASTLRSHAFTELFLTRSSTRQQFLFACQNDDEMFFFTAPQNPDKNSSLVDPYYHMKIPCIDDTSKICGHVRGLVCLTHLRTVKGRKHTVPEICNPSTGQSIFLPKVKTNKVNVRSFFVYDPIGKQFKVLSMTWPCYGNDWLCKEYQVLTLGTKKQSWRMIQCSVPHHPISGGICINGCLYYHSKVASIEQYTIVCFDVTSEKFTSIRKATGNVLWIELNLVNYNGKLATLTSDGHWQVSGESRCIELWVLVDAEKHEWSKHVYQLPTLWKDVVANDFLFFIGISGTDEILILAHSLSGINSVLYYDFVRGTIRKVEIEGIDAFRHCNTFIHHVENVKLFANV; encoded by the coding sequence aTGACAAGTGTCTCCGCCATGAAACTACCGCGGCACAACTTCTCCGACGATGTTCGTTCCATTTCCCCATGCAGATCAGGTTCCTCCTCTACATCAATGAACGGAAGAGAAAACTCAGAGCCGATCCCACATGATCTCATTTACGAAATCCTCTTGAGACTGCCAGCGATATCTATAGCTAGATTTCGTTGCGTATCGAAGCTATGGGCTTCCACACTTCGTAGTCATGCTTTCACCGAGTTATTCTTGACCAGATCTTCAACTCGTCAGCAGTTTCTGTTCGCCTGCCAAAACGATGATGAAATGTTCTTCTTCACGGCACCTCAAAATCCGGACAAGAACTCGTCTCTTGTAGACCCCTATTATCATATGAAGATCCCATGTATTGATGATACATCTAAAATTTGTGGTCACGTCCGAGGTTTGGTCTGTCTTACGCATCTTCGGACCGTGAAGGGAAGGAAGCATACAGTTCCAGAGATATGTAACCCTAGCACCGGACAATCCATATTTTTACCCAAAGTGAAGACGAACAAGGTTAATGTGAGAAGCTTTTTTGTGTATGATCCAATAGGTAAGCAGTTCAAGGTATTATCCATGACCTGGCCATGTTATGGAAATGATTGGTTATGCAAGGAGTACCAAGTTCTGACTCTAGGGACAAAAAAACAATCATGGAGAATGATCCAATGTAGCGTACCCCATCATCCTATATCTGGTGGGATATGCATCAATGGTTGTTTGTATTATCATTCTAAGGTTGCTAGTATAGAGCAATATACGATAGTTTGCTTTGATGTAACTTCTGAAAAGTTTACATCTATTAGAAAAGCTACTGGAAATGTCCTGTGGATTGAATTAAACCTGGTAAACTACAATGGTAAATTAGCTACACTTACCTCAGATGGGCATTGGCAAGTTAGTGGAGAGAGTAGATGCATTGAGTTGTGGGTTCTAGTAGATGCTGAGAAACATGAATGGTCGAAGCATGTATACCAATTGCCCACTTTGTGGAAGGATGTAGTTGCAAATGACTTCTTATTCTTCATTGGAATATCAGGTACTGATGAAATTCTGATTTTAGCGCACAGTTTATCCGGCATTAACTCTGTTTTATACTATGATTTCGTGAGGGGAACTATCAGAAAAGTTGAAATCGAAGGAATTGATGCTTTTAGGCATTGTAATACCTTTATACACCATGTGGAGAACGTGAAGCTTTTTGCAAATGTTTAA
- the LOC108809087 gene encoding uncharacterized protein LOC108809087 encodes MEMDSNETHPTVVVSSAPGRISLRPMTLSDVDDYMVWATDAEVARFCSWEPCTSREEAIKYITDSVLTHPWLRAICLEDDRPIGYILIMPVDNIRKEIGYVLARKYWGKGFATEAVRLVTAEIFKEMPEIERLEALVDVDNVGSQRVLEKVGFTREGVMRKFIIMKGSVRDMFMFSFLPSDPLK; translated from the coding sequence ATGGAGATGGACTCAAACGAAACTCACCCAACGGTGGTTGTTTCATCGGCGCCGGGGAGAATATCACTCCGGCCAATGACTCTTTCCGACGTTGACGACTACATGGTTTGGGCCACGGACGCTGAAGTCGCTCGCTTTTGCTCATGGGAGCCTTGCACGAGCCGAGAAGAAGCCATCAAATACATAACGGATTCGGTCTTGACACACCCATGGCTCCGAGCCATCTGTTTAGAGGACGACCGTCCCATCGGCTACATCTTGATCATGCCGGTCGATAACATTAGGAAAGAGATCGGTTATGTGCTAGCGAGAAAGTATTGGGGAAAAGGGTTCGCTACGGAGGCGGTGAGGCTAGTGACGGCGGAGATATTCAAGGAAATGCCGGAGATCGAGAGGCTTGAGGCCCTAGTTGACGTGGACAATGTGGGATCTCAAAGGGTTCTTGAAAAAGTTGGGTTTACTAGAGAAGGTGTGATGAGGAAGTTTATAATTATGAAAGGAAGTGTAAGAGATATGTTCATGTTTAGTTTTTTGCCGTCTGATCCTTTGAAGTAA
- the LOC108808714 gene encoding putative F-box protein At2g19630: MKSVARFRCVSKLWASIISLPYLTELFTTRASAHPQLLFVYKEKKKLVFLSSPQPQNLDKNSSPVAVKHLSRIPFRGSSCYVSGHVQGLVCLRGKPGRIICNPSTGQALTLPKIKMMRRSFSTKASNMLGYDPINNQFKVLSIRRYYPFDQNQVLTLGTGELKWRTIKCSTTLDVFQQGICINGVLYYPVSTPVRDMIGCFHVRSETFSFIKVERTSRGAVFYGTLINYNGKLGSLISGGGYRSRFIDRASRSINLLVIGNFEKQEWSKHEYVLPPTWENVVGRAELRLVGVVGTNEVVLSHPSQVIYYNIETQGVVKVAIQGMEASSECKFATFINHMEDLKLTQAFK; the protein is encoded by the coding sequence ATGAAGTCCGTAGCGAGATTTCGTTGCGTATCGAAGCTCTGGGCCTCCATAATTAGCCTTCCCTATTTAACAGAGTTATTCACCACCCGAGCTTCAGCTCACCCGCAGCTATTGTTCgtctacaaagaaaaaaagaagcttGTATTCCTTTCGTCACCTCAGCCTCAGAATCTAGATAAGAACTCGTCTCCTGTAGCTGTCAAGCATCTATCGCGTATCCCCTTTCGTGGCTCTTCTTGTTACGTTAGTGGTCATGTCCAAGGCTTGGTATGTCTTAGAGGTAAGCCAGGACGGATAATATGTAACCCTAGCACAGGACAAGCTTTAACCTTACCGAAAATAAAGATGATGAGAAGAAGCTTTAGTACTAAGGCGAGTAACATGCTGGGGTATGATCCCATTAATAATCAATTCAAGGTATTGTCCATAAGAAGGTACTATCCTTTTGATCAGAATCAAGTTCTGACTTTGGGAACTGGAGAACTTAAATGGAGAACGATCAAGTGTTCCACAACCCTGGATGTTTTCCAACAAGGGATATGCATCAATGGTGTTTTGTATTATCCAGTTTCTACTCCAGTACGAGATATGATAGGTTGTTTTCACGTTAGGTCTGAGACGTTCAGTTTTATTAAAGTGGAACGAACTTCGAGGGGAGCAGTCTTTTATGGCACTCTGATTAACTACAATGGCAAATTAGGTTCACTTATCTCTGGAGGAGGGTATCGGTCTCGCTTCATTGATAGAGCAAGTAGAAGTATTAATTTGCTTGTTATAGGAAATTTCGAAAAGCAGGAGTGGTCGAAGCATGAATATGTGCTACCTCCTACGTGGGAGAATGTAGTTGGAAGAGCCGAGTTACGCTTGGTTGGAGTTGTTGGTACAAATGAAGTTGTCTTGTCGCACCCGTCCCAGGTTATTTACTACAATATCGAGACACAAGGTGTCGTAAAAGTTGCAATCCAGGGGATGGAAGCTTCGTCTGAGTGTAAGTTTGCCACCTTTATAAACCATATGGAGGACCTCAAGCTTACGCAAGCGTTTAAATAA